One Blastocatellia bacterium DNA segment encodes these proteins:
- the lspA gene encoding signal peptidase II: protein MQSHAQHIIRERVGYLVVALLIFLVDQWTKYLATHYLDTGLTYGASRAVIDGFFHLTYVENAGIAWGLFADAGRGGKFVLGLISVIAAIGIIVYAVRTPVSERWTHWGLTLILGGVLGNLTDRVINGAVVDFLDFTIGSYRWPTFNLADMAISIGAFILIVDALRSPRESPPTEPVSLSSDQ from the coding sequence ATGCAGTCACACGCCCAACATATCATCAGAGAGCGGGTCGGTTATTTGGTCGTGGCGTTGCTCATTTTCCTGGTTGATCAATGGACGAAATACCTCGCCACGCACTATCTGGATACAGGGCTGACCTATGGCGCCAGCCGCGCGGTCATTGACGGATTTTTTCACCTGACGTATGTGGAGAATGCAGGCATTGCCTGGGGCTTATTTGCCGATGCTGGGCGCGGCGGAAAATTTGTGCTCGGCTTGATCTCCGTCATCGCGGCGATTGGCATCATAGTGTACGCTGTGCGAACACCGGTTTCAGAACGCTGGACTCACTGGGGCCTGACGCTCATATTGGGCGGCGTATTAGGCAACTTGACAGATCGCGTGATCAACGGCGCGGTGGTTGATTTTCTCGATTTCACCATCGGCTCCTACCGCTGGCCAACGTTTAATCTGGCCGACATGGCCATTAGCATTGGCGCATTCATTCTAATTGTTGATGCGCTGCGCTCGCCCAGAGAGAGTCCACCGACAGAGCCGGTGTCACTTTCATCTGATCAATGA
- a CDS encoding prolipoprotein diacylglyceryl transferase, which yields MYPELWRIPFIDFPIYSYGVLLALGIWLGIWLASRLAAADGLEPQKVIGFALRVVIASLVGAKLLLIITEWRSLNSLREVFSLDLLRAGGVYYGGFLAGLATAVILIWVYRWPGWKVADAFAPSLAIGQSLGRLGCFAAGCCWGKPTSSWVGVTFPMIGHEYTGVPAGIALHPTQLYEAGATLGIFLFLMWLRRRRAFPGQVVLVYILLYAAARFIIEFYRDDWRGWVGPLSTSQFIAVCLAVGSSLLLWLAWRKRAGEPMRLQTSDSSAH from the coding sequence ATGTATCCAGAGCTATGGCGCATTCCGTTCATTGATTTTCCGATTTACTCCTATGGTGTCCTGCTGGCATTGGGCATCTGGCTGGGCATCTGGTTGGCTTCGCGGTTGGCCGCAGCAGACGGTCTTGAGCCGCAGAAGGTCATCGGCTTCGCATTACGCGTTGTCATCGCCTCACTGGTGGGGGCCAAGCTGCTCCTCATCATCACCGAGTGGCGCTCATTGAACAGTCTGCGCGAGGTCTTTTCACTCGATCTGCTGCGTGCCGGAGGCGTCTACTATGGCGGATTTCTCGCTGGCTTGGCGACGGCAGTCATTCTGATTTGGGTCTATCGGTGGCCTGGTTGGAAAGTGGCTGATGCGTTTGCTCCCAGTCTGGCCATTGGCCAGTCGCTTGGGCGTTTGGGTTGCTTCGCGGCGGGTTGCTGCTGGGGCAAGCCAACGTCTTCGTGGGTGGGCGTAACATTTCCCATGATCGGACACGAGTACACCGGCGTGCCGGCAGGCATTGCTTTGCACCCAACGCAATTGTACGAAGCAGGCGCCACACTCGGAATTTTCTTGTTCTTGATGTGGCTGCGCCGGCGGCGTGCGTTTCCCGGTCAGGTGGTGCTGGTCTACATTCTGCTTTACGCGGCGGCGCGGTTTATCATTGAATTTTATCGCGACGATTGGCGCGGCTGGGTTGGCCCCTTGTCAACCTCACAATTCATCGCTGTCTGTTTGGCTGTGGGGTCGTCGCTGTTGTTGTGGCTCGCGTGGCGCAAGCGTGCTGGAGAACCGATGCGGCTGCAAACCTCGGACTCATCGGCACACTGA
- the ruvB gene encoding Holliday junction branch migration DNA helicase RuvB — protein sequence MDERASRQLLSGGPTEEDRRFDQALRPKYLDEFIGQRKVVENLAVYIQAARARGEALDHVILHGPPGIGKTTLAYLIANELGVEIKATSGPVIERSGDMAALLTNLGEREVLFVDEIHRLNPTIEEFLYPAMEEYKLDFIIGQGPAARSIKLELPPFTLIGATTRKGLLTAPLRGRFGIDLHLDFYQPDELQTIVLRSAKILHIEIEPSGALEIARRARGTPRIANRLLRRVRDFAQVQGDGRISRQIADYALNRMEVDKFGLDEIDRKILLTIIEKFGGGPVGLGTISAAINEEKDAIEEIYEPYLIQIGFLNRTPRGRVATQAAYQHLGYDVLGRPTADQGGLFDA from the coding sequence ATGGATGAGCGGGCATCCCGACAACTCTTAAGCGGTGGTCCAACAGAGGAAGATCGTCGGTTCGATCAGGCGCTGCGACCGAAATACCTGGACGAATTCATCGGGCAGCGCAAGGTTGTCGAAAACCTCGCCGTCTACATTCAAGCGGCACGGGCGCGCGGTGAAGCGCTCGATCATGTCATCCTGCACGGACCGCCGGGCATCGGCAAAACGACGCTCGCATACTTAATTGCCAACGAGCTGGGCGTCGAGATCAAGGCTACCTCAGGGCCGGTGATCGAACGATCGGGTGACATGGCGGCGTTGCTGACCAACCTGGGCGAACGTGAAGTCCTGTTTGTGGACGAAATCCATCGCCTCAATCCGACTATCGAAGAGTTTCTCTATCCGGCGATGGAAGAGTACAAACTCGACTTCATCATCGGCCAGGGACCGGCGGCTCGCTCGATCAAACTCGAGTTGCCGCCATTCACGTTGATTGGAGCCACCACGCGCAAGGGCCTGCTGACGGCCCCGTTGCGCGGACGGTTCGGCATTGACCTCCACCTGGACTTTTACCAACCCGACGAGCTGCAGACGATTGTGCTCAGATCGGCCAAGATTCTGCACATCGAGATCGAACCAAGCGGAGCGTTGGAAATCGCTCGTCGCGCCCGCGGCACGCCCCGCATTGCCAATCGCCTCTTGCGCCGAGTGCGCGACTTTGCTCAGGTGCAAGGCGATGGGCGGATCAGCCGCCAGATCGCCGATTATGCCCTCAATCGTATGGAAGTGGATAAATTCGGCCTCGATGAAATTGATCGCAAAATCCTACTGACGATCATCGAGAAATTCGGCGGCGGCCCGGTCGGCCTGGGCACGATCTCGGCAGCCATCAATGAAGAGAAAGATGCGATTGAAGAGATCTATGAGCCATATCTGATCCAGATCGGATTTTTGAATCGCACGCCGCGTGGTCGCGTGGCAACGCAGGCCGCCTACCAGCATTTGGGCTACGACGTGCTGGGACGGCCCACGGCGGATCAAGGCGGACTGTTTGATGCGTGA
- a CDS encoding ATP-binding protein has protein sequence MEKVLIVDRFPIEARMAATLLSKAGFATALVSPGQDVVQAAEEQRPDVILLSVALAPEDGYRVCQQLKTNRATRSATVVLYTVRGEPLDFFRGLEVGADDFLLTPVTNQETPARLKEILADRHMTFPGFSEPLDLVLTQIASTTGPLPRRIERMLQAFTQHARKGINIMLSDYLGDILVNQAIEQTNSRYPFFGKLMHAFASGASVDSSLSDAVSVNEATQAFRTFVHALYRLVAIITRTRPNRVQEMRVIGRAFDQMLTELQAQSEEYQRAAERTSEKPPTKEKPPAKGEPATPLPAAGSPSAQSTHAPALTLDCVMDARGHLILFHEGLARMLGYGRDELIGQPLVALLAGDGQHTLDKILSSLMTEGVARTYLHLKTKDGASIYAEAQFTAAYDANGQLVKAHGALRILSVSLVIQEQVAENEYLRRTLNELREQFTLLSSLLARDLNQPLGEILSLCDTLVTEHAGQLNELAQARLHKMQQMLLTAKQLTQGLTDYVQVSATPSSNTQVNLDQLIEEVRAALSLTLIQRRAVFRVIGELPTVVCDRERIRWLFTELATNALKFNKAISPTVEIGVQTDDPATYTFYVKDNGIGIDVRLHESIFEPLYRAPQAQDYGGIGMGLATCQRIVQSHGGRLWVESKLGDGATFFFTLPR, from the coding sequence ATGGAAAAAGTCCTCATTGTAGACCGTTTCCCCATCGAGGCGCGGATGGCGGCCACGCTGCTTAGTAAAGCCGGCTTTGCAACAGCGTTGGTCAGCCCCGGTCAAGACGTGGTGCAAGCGGCTGAGGAGCAACGACCCGATGTGATTCTTTTGAGCGTCGCGCTAGCGCCCGAGGACGGCTACCGAGTCTGTCAACAACTCAAGACGAATCGCGCCACGCGCTCAGCCACGGTCGTTCTTTACACCGTTCGTGGTGAGCCGTTGGATTTCTTTCGCGGCCTCGAAGTTGGCGCCGACGATTTCCTGCTCACGCCTGTAACCAATCAGGAGACACCCGCTCGCCTCAAAGAAATTCTGGCCGATCGGCACATGACATTTCCGGGCTTCTCCGAGCCGTTGGACCTCGTTCTAACGCAGATTGCCTCTACTACCGGGCCGCTTCCCAGGCGCATTGAGCGCATGTTGCAGGCGTTCACTCAGCATGCCCGCAAGGGCATCAATATCATGTTGAGCGACTATCTTGGCGACATCTTGGTCAATCAGGCGATTGAGCAAACAAATTCCCGCTATCCGTTTTTTGGCAAGCTGATGCACGCTTTCGCCTCAGGCGCCTCGGTTGACTCATCATTGTCGGACGCCGTGTCAGTCAATGAAGCAACACAGGCGTTCCGAACGTTTGTTCATGCTCTCTACCGACTGGTCGCAATCATCACCCGCACACGTCCCAACCGCGTGCAAGAAATGCGCGTCATCGGCCGGGCCTTTGACCAGATGCTGACCGAGCTGCAAGCGCAGAGCGAGGAATACCAACGGGCTGCCGAGCGAACTTCGGAGAAACCACCTACCAAGGAGAAACCGCCTGCCAAGGGTGAGCCAGCCACACCTTTGCCCGCTGCGGGTTCGCCGTCAGCCCAGTCCACGCACGCACCGGCGCTCACACTGGACTGTGTCATGGATGCGCGCGGCCACCTGATCCTCTTTCATGAGGGACTCGCCCGGATGTTAGGGTATGGCCGGGACGAATTGATCGGGCAGCCGCTGGTTGCTTTGCTGGCAGGCGATGGGCAGCACACACTCGACAAAATACTCAGCTCACTGATGACCGAGGGCGTCGCGCGAACCTATCTTCACTTGAAGACCAAAGACGGCGCTTCGATTTATGCTGAAGCCCAGTTCACCGCTGCCTACGATGCCAACGGACAACTGGTCAAGGCTCATGGCGCCCTGCGCATCCTCTCTGTCTCGCTGGTCATTCAGGAACAAGTCGCTGAGAATGAATATCTGCGACGAACGCTCAATGAGCTGCGCGAGCAGTTCACCCTATTGTCATCGCTGCTAGCGCGCGATTTGAATCAACCGCTGGGCGAAATTCTCTCGCTCTGCGATACGCTCGTAACGGAGCATGCCGGCCAATTGAACGAGCTGGCCCAAGCACGCCTTCACAAGATGCAACAGATGCTTTTGACGGCCAAGCAACTGACGCAAGGACTCACTGATTACGTGCAGGTGAGCGCCACACCGAGCAGCAACACTCAAGTCAATTTGGATCAGCTCATCGAAGAAGTGCGCGCCGCGCTCTCATTGACCTTGATTCAACGGCGGGCAGTCTTTCGTGTTATTGGCGAGCTCCCCACAGTTGTCTGTGATCGAGAGCGCATCAGGTGGTTGTTCACTGAACTGGCAACCAATGCCTTAAAATTTAACAAAGCCATCTCGCCAACCGTTGAAATCGGCGTGCAGACGGATGACCCGGCCACCTACACGTTTTATGTGAAAGACAACGGCATCGGCATTGACGTCCGCTTGCATGAGTCTATTTTCGAACCGTTGTATCGGGCGCCTCAAGCTCAAGACTATGGCGGAATCGGCATGGGATTGGCTACCTGCCAGCGCATTGTGCAATCGCACGGTGGCCGTCTCTGGGTCGAATCAAAGCTCGGCGACGGCGCCACGTTCTTCTTTACACTGCCGCGCTAG
- a CDS encoding vanadium-dependent haloperoxidase → MVLSRTRYTYIVFILIVSMTTLAGGSSFSHDRFHRAWGAPYEPRSGTFPDGAVRSSTDMLQRWNQIAIDASGLDHTPVAPGEDRVFGENFGPGRASRAMAIVHIAIFEAVNAIAGRYESYIGLPRAEADTLMEAAIAQAAHDTLVALFPSQRVKCGQLLLQDLAQMPDGQAKANGIDQGRHAAAAILARRANDGAQHEEPIIGVTYFTSDQPGRWRQDPISRIPIALGARWAEVKPFVMTSAEQFRCPVPPSLSSPEYARAYDEVKRLGGDGITTPTERTEEQTFIGIYWAYDGTPSLCAPPRLYNQVAMAVAKEMGTDGDVVELARLLALVNVAMADAAIAIWESKYYYDYWRPVTGIREADPGTGPTGLGDGNPDTVGDPNFMPLGAPASNLVGPNFTPPFPAYPSGHAGFGGALFQTLRRFYGTDNISFTFVSDEFNGITRDNNGNIRPLRPRSYTSLSEAELENGRSRIYLGIHWDFDITEGILQGRRVADYVFDHVFLPRR, encoded by the coding sequence ATGGTGTTGAGCAGAACACGTTACACGTACATTGTGTTTATTCTCATTGTGAGCATGACGACCCTCGCTGGGGGTAGTTCATTTTCTCACGATCGTTTCCATCGTGCCTGGGGTGCGCCTTACGAGCCGCGCAGCGGGACGTTTCCTGATGGTGCGGTCAGGTCTAGCACTGACATGCTTCAACGTTGGAATCAGATCGCCATTGACGCCAGCGGATTGGATCATACGCCTGTGGCGCCTGGTGAAGACCGGGTGTTTGGCGAGAACTTCGGGCCTGGACGCGCCAGCCGCGCCATGGCCATCGTTCATATTGCCATCTTTGAAGCGGTCAATGCCATTGCTGGTCGCTATGAAAGCTACATTGGTTTGCCGCGCGCGGAGGCAGACACCTTGATGGAAGCTGCCATCGCACAAGCAGCGCATGACACATTGGTGGCGCTCTTCCCATCGCAGCGGGTCAAATGCGGGCAGTTGTTGCTCCAGGACCTTGCCCAGATGCCTGACGGCCAAGCGAAGGCCAACGGCATTGACCAAGGCCGCCACGCGGCAGCCGCCATCCTCGCGCGCAGAGCCAATGATGGCGCGCAGCACGAAGAGCCGATCATCGGCGTGACTTACTTCACCAGCGATCAGCCAGGCCGCTGGCGCCAAGACCCGATTAGCCGAATTCCCATAGCTCTGGGCGCGCGCTGGGCCGAAGTGAAACCGTTTGTCATGACCTCGGCCGAGCAGTTCCGCTGCCCAGTTCCACCATCTCTCAGCAGCCCGGAATACGCACGAGCCTATGACGAAGTGAAACGACTCGGCGGCGACGGCATTACCACGCCAACTGAACGAACCGAGGAGCAAACATTCATCGGTATCTACTGGGCTTACGACGGAACGCCGAGCCTTTGCGCACCTCCACGCTTGTACAATCAAGTGGCGATGGCTGTTGCAAAGGAGATGGGAACGGATGGCGATGTTGTCGAATTAGCGCGACTGTTGGCATTGGTTAACGTGGCGATGGCCGATGCCGCCATTGCCATCTGGGAGTCCAAGTACTACTACGACTATTGGCGTCCTGTCACAGGCATTCGCGAAGCGGATCCGGGAACTGGCCCGACGGGCCTAGGTGATGGCAATCCAGATACTGTCGGCGATCCGAATTTCATGCCATTGGGCGCGCCGGCCAGCAACTTGGTTGGTCCAAACTTCACGCCGCCTTTCCCCGCCTATCCATCCGGGCATGCCGGCTTTGGCGGCGCGTTGTTCCAAACCCTGCGCCGATTTTATGGAACCGACAATATCAGCTTCACCTTCGTATCGGACGAGTTCAACGGAATTACCCGAGACAATAACGGGAACATCCGTCCGTTGCGCCCGCGCTCTTACACGTCATTGTCTGAGGCGGAGTTAGAAAACGGGCGGAGCCGTATCTACCTCGGCATTCACTGGGACTTCGACATCACCGAAGGCATCCTTCAAGGTCGGCGCGTAGCTGATTATGTGTTCGATCACGTGTTTTTGCCTAGGCGGTGA
- a CDS encoding CHAT domain-containing protein produces MNEVRSGASQEEVERATELLNQLLSFSSHDVAIAFLHHHRRHIPRAFVELLKERVVHEIRVDIDRALRLADLAHKAASLIGDRQSLALGYHALAMALDCSGQYARALEFYNKAEQAYQAEGQPVEAARLERAKLPVLMYLGRYQEALQVAQQARQVLEQYHQSLLLAQLDTNVGSIYERLAQYHTALLYYQRAADVFQQLGDRQSLAAAQTNLAVVYAHLGEFENSLQLYQQAQHIYRALGLHLWAIQVEHNIAWLYFLRGRFDHALKQFQWIEAEARQHGDITQAAICRLDLAEVYLQLNAFDDAREAAELAAGQFAQLQMGYELAKARMYQSLAALHLGAFEQSAALLKEARALFVREGNEVYQALCDLYGSDIAMRQQQWEKAIALCQAAHEVFHSQQLDYRVAAAELQLAKIYLLTGDLTTANSLCEQAWARLEPLAAPWLKYQWFHLKGNVRERLGDTAHAYESYQQALSQIEQMRSTIHIDEFKSSFVKDKLKVYEDLVGLCLRDGSPAKQQEAFRVVEAAKSRALVDLLAGALQMKSQAQPDQQTTQAWNTLREQLDWYYNKLHEHETTPGARSVELTRQLRQKISDSEAELARLLRHLQAQDPEYVSLHIVASISSDRLARHLSEDEALLEYFIIDDQIHAFVVNSSGLCAAQPTGSVSQVLRLLRALRFQLHKPLLHTDYTRRHEAALLQFSQEHLQALYETLVEPVAWALDRPRWIIVPHGLLHYVPFHALVDEQGYLLERYEISYAPSAHTFSLCRQRPQQTHDHAMPALIVGVPDTNLPHIADEVERIRSLIPGAQALVGEQASLAEFKRQAEHCRFLHLASHAIFRRDNPLFSALKLADSWLNFYDIFHLRLQAELVTLSACQTGVNRVFAGDELVGLMRGFMYAGAPSVIVSLWAVNDRSTAELMGAFYSYLRQGESARSALRQAQLAVRRAYPHPYYWAPFVLIGRP; encoded by the coding sequence ATGAACGAGGTCCGCTCTGGAGCTTCGCAAGAAGAGGTTGAACGAGCCACCGAGCTACTGAATCAACTGCTGAGTTTCTCTTCTCACGATGTGGCAATCGCGTTTCTTCATCACCACCGTCGTCATATTCCGCGTGCGTTCGTCGAGTTGCTCAAGGAAAGGGTTGTTCATGAGATTCGCGTGGATATTGATCGGGCGCTGCGACTGGCTGACTTAGCTCACAAAGCCGCTAGTCTTATCGGTGACCGACAGAGTCTCGCGCTGGGGTATCATGCCCTAGCGATGGCGTTGGATTGTTCGGGACAATACGCCCGCGCATTGGAGTTTTACAACAAAGCTGAGCAAGCCTATCAAGCTGAGGGTCAGCCGGTCGAAGCCGCGCGCCTCGAACGAGCTAAGCTGCCCGTGTTGATGTATCTGGGACGTTATCAAGAGGCCTTGCAGGTAGCCCAGCAGGCGCGTCAGGTTCTTGAGCAATATCATCAGTCGCTGTTGCTGGCGCAATTGGACACCAACGTGGGTAGCATCTACGAACGCCTAGCCCAGTATCACACGGCGCTCCTCTATTACCAACGCGCTGCCGATGTGTTCCAGCAGCTTGGCGACCGGCAAAGCCTCGCAGCCGCGCAAACCAATTTGGCGGTGGTCTATGCTCATCTGGGCGAGTTTGAAAATTCATTGCAGTTGTACCAGCAGGCGCAACACATCTACCGAGCCTTGGGATTGCACCTGTGGGCGATTCAAGTCGAGCATAACATCGCCTGGCTCTATTTTCTGCGAGGCCGGTTCGATCATGCGCTGAAGCAATTTCAGTGGATCGAAGCCGAAGCTCGTCAACATGGCGACATCACGCAGGCCGCGATTTGTCGGCTTGATCTGGCGGAAGTCTACCTGCAACTGAATGCGTTTGATGACGCGCGTGAAGCCGCCGAGTTGGCCGCGGGCCAGTTTGCTCAATTGCAGATGGGCTATGAGTTAGCTAAGGCAAGAATGTATCAGAGCCTCGCCGCTCTGCATCTGGGCGCATTTGAGCAGTCGGCGGCCTTGCTGAAGGAGGCGCGTGCGCTGTTCGTGCGCGAGGGAAACGAAGTCTATCAGGCGCTCTGCGATCTCTATGGTAGTGACATCGCGATGCGGCAACAGCAGTGGGAGAAGGCCATCGCGTTGTGTCAGGCCGCGCACGAGGTCTTTCACTCGCAGCAGCTTGATTATCGTGTTGCCGCAGCCGAGCTTCAGTTAGCAAAAATCTATCTGCTCACCGGTGACCTGACAACGGCCAACAGCCTTTGCGAACAAGCGTGGGCCCGATTGGAACCATTGGCTGCGCCCTGGCTCAAATATCAGTGGTTTCACCTCAAAGGGAATGTGCGAGAGCGACTGGGTGACACAGCGCATGCCTATGAAAGTTATCAGCAGGCGCTGAGTCAAATCGAACAGATGCGCAGCACGATCCACATTGACGAATTCAAGTCCTCGTTTGTCAAAGATAAACTCAAAGTCTACGAGGACCTGGTGGGACTCTGTTTGCGGGATGGGTCGCCGGCCAAGCAGCAGGAAGCCTTCCGGGTGGTCGAAGCCGCCAAATCGCGTGCTCTGGTTGACCTGCTGGCCGGCGCCTTGCAGATGAAGAGTCAGGCGCAGCCGGATCAGCAGACAACCCAAGCGTGGAATACACTGCGGGAGCAGCTCGATTGGTATTACAACAAGCTGCACGAACATGAAACAACGCCCGGCGCGCGCTCTGTTGAACTGACACGCCAGCTTCGTCAAAAGATCAGCGACAGCGAAGCCGAATTAGCCCGTTTGTTACGCCACCTGCAAGCCCAGGACCCGGAATACGTCTCATTGCACATCGTCGCTTCGATAAGCAGCGACAGGCTCGCGCGCCATCTGTCTGAGGATGAGGCGCTACTGGAGTACTTCATCATTGACGATCAGATTCATGCGTTTGTTGTCAACTCATCTGGATTGTGCGCCGCGCAGCCAACCGGCTCGGTCTCGCAGGTTCTGAGGCTGCTGCGCGCGCTTCGTTTTCAATTGCACAAGCCACTATTGCACACGGACTATACCCGGCGACACGAAGCAGCCCTGCTTCAATTCAGTCAAGAGCATCTGCAGGCGCTGTATGAAACGTTGGTTGAACCCGTGGCCTGGGCGCTGGACAGGCCACGATGGATCATTGTGCCGCATGGTCTGTTGCACTACGTCCCGTTTCATGCGCTGGTGGACGAACAGGGATATCTACTGGAGCGCTACGAAATTTCCTATGCGCCCAGCGCCCACACGTTCTCACTGTGCCGGCAGCGACCTCAGCAGACACACGATCATGCTATGCCTGCGCTGATTGTCGGCGTTCCTGATACGAATTTGCCTCATATCGCTGATGAGGTCGAGCGCATCCGGTCGCTCATCCCTGGCGCGCAGGCGCTCGTGGGTGAGCAAGCCAGTCTGGCAGAGTTCAAGCGGCAAGCTGAACATTGCCGGTTCTTGCACCTGGCCTCGCATGCCATCTTTCGTCGAGATAATCCATTGTTCTCGGCGTTGAAATTGGCCGATTCCTGGCTGAATTTTTACGACATCTTTCACCTGCGACTGCAAGCCGAGCTGGTGACATTGAGCGCCTGTCAGACCGGTGTGAATCGCGTGTTTGCCGGCGATGAGCTCGTTGGGCTGATGCGTGGGTTTATGTACGCCGGCGCGCCGTCTGTGATCGTCAGTTTGTGGGCCGTCAATGATCGCTCGACGGCGGAATTGATGGGCGCGTTCTATTCATATCTGCGCCAAGGCGAGTCAGCCCGCAGCGCCTTGCGACAAGCTCAACTGGCCGTTCGCCGCGCCTATCCACATCCCTATTATTGGGCTCCATTTGTGTTGATCGGCCGTCCGTGA
- a CDS encoding carboxypeptidase regulatory-like domain-containing protein yields MDKLVDMAQHRLEQASVAELQEHLGRCARCQENWQWIQKILQVTAQDETVEPPRWVLHRAVQLFAAHGPQPQPTVWQRITAMLVFDSLAQPALVATRDTEPTMRQLLYRAGVWDVDVSLEPGDAPDTIHLTGQVLHQQGAPRDVAGILVNLLQAGETVASTTTNSIGEFTFDQLAAGAYDLNIHTGDVQVWVEQMDVRLEA; encoded by the coding sequence ATGGACAAATTAGTTGACATGGCGCAACACCGACTGGAGCAGGCCAGTGTCGCCGAGCTTCAAGAGCATCTGGGGCGCTGCGCGCGATGCCAGGAGAATTGGCAGTGGATTCAAAAGATTCTACAGGTGACTGCCCAGGATGAGACCGTCGAACCGCCACGATGGGTGCTGCACCGAGCCGTTCAACTGTTTGCCGCGCACGGGCCGCAACCGCAGCCAACGGTCTGGCAACGTATCACAGCGATGCTGGTCTTTGACAGCTTGGCTCAGCCTGCGCTGGTCGCTACGCGCGACACCGAGCCAACGATGCGACAACTTCTGTATCGCGCCGGCGTCTGGGATGTGGATGTGTCGTTGGAGCCGGGCGATGCGCCCGACACGATCCATCTGACCGGGCAGGTTCTTCATCAGCAGGGCGCGCCGCGCGACGTTGCTGGCATCCTGGTGAATCTGCTGCAAGCCGGAGAAACGGTGGCCTCAACCACCACCAACTCTATTGGCGAATTTACCTTCGACCAGCTTGCTGCCGGAGCCTATGATCTGAACATTCATACCGGCGACGTACAGGTGTGGGTCGAGCAGATGGATGTCCGGCTTGAAGCGTGA
- a CDS encoding sigma-70 family RNA polymerase sigma factor has translation MTDYTRATDEELIAACLRGDSQAWEALLCRYQRLIYSIPHKYNLSPEDMADVFQSVCVALLQGLNNLRNEAKLGAWLITTTTRECWKIKRRQQQLADAVSLDDQAESPLELVADEPLPEEVIQQLEEQVLIRRSIEQLDERCRLLLNYLFYQKDEWPYEQIAKQLNMPPSSIGPTRGRCLEKLKRILKKAGFS, from the coding sequence ATGACGGATTATACGAGAGCAACAGACGAGGAGCTGATTGCAGCCTGTTTGCGAGGTGATTCACAAGCGTGGGAAGCGCTGCTGTGCCGGTATCAGCGGCTTATCTATTCAATTCCACACAAGTATAACCTCTCGCCCGAAGATATGGCCGATGTGTTTCAATCGGTCTGTGTCGCGCTGTTGCAAGGATTGAATAATTTGCGCAATGAAGCCAAGCTGGGCGCCTGGCTGATTACAACGACCACGCGCGAGTGTTGGAAAATCAAGCGACGGCAACAGCAACTGGCTGATGCTGTCTCGCTGGACGATCAAGCTGAAAGCCCGCTTGAGCTGGTGGCCGATGAGCCGCTGCCAGAAGAAGTCATTCAGCAGCTTGAAGAACAGGTCTTAATTCGACGAAGCATTGAGCAATTGGATGAGCGCTGTCGGCTCTTGTTGAATTATCTGTTTTACCAGAAGGATGAGTGGCCTTATGAGCAGATTGCTAAGCAGCTCAATATGCCGCCCTCCAGCATCGGCCCGACACGGGGGCGCTGCTTGGAGAAACTGAAACGAATTCTGAAAAAAGCGGGATTTTCATAG